Proteins encoded together in one Ciconia boyciana chromosome 25, ASM3463844v1, whole genome shotgun sequence window:
- the PPP2R2A gene encoding serine/threonine-protein phosphatase 2A 55 kDa regulatory subunit B alpha isoform: protein MAGAGGGNDIQWCFSQVKGAVDDDVAEADIISTVEFNHSGELLATGDKGGRVVIFQQEQENKTQSHSRGEYNVYSTFQSHEPEFDYLKSLEIEEKINKIRWLPQKNAAQFLLSTNDKTIKLWKISERDKRPEGYNLKEEDGRYRDPTTVTTLRVPVFRPMDLMVEASPRRIFANAHTYHINSISINSDYETYLSADDLRINLWHLEITDRSFNIVDIKPANMEELTEVITAAEFHPNSCNTFVYSSSKGTIRLCDMRASALCDRHSKLFEEPEDPSNRSFFSEIISSISDVKFSHSGRYMMTRDYLSVKIWDLNMENRPVETYQVHEYLRSKLCSLYENDCIFDKFECCWNGSDSIVMTGSYNNFFRMFDRNTKRDITLEASRENNKPRTVLKPRKVCASGKRKKDEISVDSLDFNKKILHTAWHPKENIIAVATTNNLYIFQDKMN from the exons CGGATATAATTTCTACAGTAGAATTTAACCATTCTGGAGAGTTGTTAGCAACAGGAGACAAAGGAGGTAGAGTTGTCATCTTTCAACAGGAGCAGGAG AACAAAACCCAGTCTCACAGTAGAGGAGAATACAATGTTTACAGTACCTTTCAAAGCCATGAACCAGAGTTTGACTACTTGAAAAGTTTAGAAATTGAAGAGAAGATCAACAAAATTAGGTGGTTACCCCAGAAAAATGCTGCTCAGTTTTTATTGTCTACAAATG ataaAACAATAAAGTTATGGAAAATCAGTGAGAGGGACAAAAGACCAGAGGGTTataatttaaaggaagaagATGGACGGTATAGGGATCCTACTACAGTTACAACACTACGG GTGCCAGTATTCAGGCCCATGGACCTCATGGTTGAAGCTAGTCCACGAAGAATATTTGCCAATGCTCACACATATCACATCAATTCCATCTCCATTAATAGCGATTATGAAACGTACTTATCTGCAGATGACTTGCGGATTAACCTGTGGCACCTAGAAATTACAGACAGAAGTTTTA ATATTGTAGATATTAAGCCTGCCAACATGGAAGAGCTCACAGAAGTGATAACGGCTGCAGAGTTCCACCCAAACAGCTGTAATACATTTGTATACAGCAGCAGTAAAGGAACGATTCGTCTCTGTGATATGAGAGCATCGGCACTCTGTGACAGACACTCAAAAT tgTTTGAAGAACCAGAAGATCCTAGCAACAgatcatttttctctgaaatcatCTCTTCCATATCTGATGTCAAATTTAGCCATAGTGGTCGATATATGATGACTAGAGATTACCTGTCAGTGAAGATTTGGGatttaaatatggaaaatagACCTGTGGAAACATACCAG gtgcATGAATACCTCAGAAGTAAACTTTGTTCACTGTATGAGAATGATTGCATTTTTGACAAATTTGAATGCTGTTGGAATGGATCAGACAG CATTGTCATGACAGGATCTTACAACAACTTCTTCAGAATGTTTGACAGAAACACAAAGCGAGACATCACCTTAGAGGCATCCCGGGAAAACAATAAACCCCGTACCGTTTTGAAGCCACGTAAAGTATGCGCAAGCGGTAAGCGAAAGAAGGATGAAATCAGTGTTGACAGCCTAGACTTCAACAAGAAGATTCTACACACAGCCTGGCATCCTAAGGAAAACATCATTGCTGTAGCTACTACAAACAACTTGTATATATTTCAAGACAAAATGAATTAG